The Montipora foliosa isolate CH-2021 chromosome 6, ASM3666993v2, whole genome shotgun sequence genome includes the window CAGACAAGGAAATCTGCGATACAGATGAACTTAACGAGGCCgaagaaaaagttctcagagaACGAGATACTGATCTTTCTGGGAACGAAGATGAAATCCCTTGCGCTCAAGCTCCCACAtctaaagccccatttacacgagcaatttttccttgacaagttttccttgacaaggaaaaattgctcgtgtagatggggaatagtggacaaattttccttgtcaaggaaaatctggcatgctagcttttccttgacaaggaaaaattgtcaagtctgaaatttgctcgtgtagatggacaacaaggaaaatgtgacaaggaaaaattgtcatattcttcatttacactaccaagaaaaacttgtcaaggaaaacttgtcaaggaaaacttgctagtgtgtacagtcggcaagttttccttgacaagtggacttgtcaaggaaaaattgctcgtgtaaatggggcttaaagAGACTAGAAAGACCATGCcacacaaaggcaaagaaagaaacatcaacaaaacaaGTGACAACCAAACAAGAGGAACTAAAGGACCTCGCGATGACAACAGAAAAAAGCACGGAAATATCGAACCGAAAAAAGCCCGTCAAGACGAGGAACATGTCTCCATAACGGAGAAAATAGATAAACCAAAGAACTCTATCGGACTCTTACAAGCTCATCTCGACAAAGGCACATGCCCAAAAAGCCTTAGATACAATGTAAAGGCAAACATCATGCCTGATGAACATTTTAAGTCGGATGTAAGTTCGATTAGGAAGAGGGCGGAACATGATTTTGTGGGAGCGCTGGTGAAATTTCACCACAGACGCGTGGAAAGGCTTACATCAAAGCTCAGAAAACTAGAACAAGGAAAAACACGAAAAAGAGAACCTAAAACGAATGTAAAGCCAATGGCTACAGATTCAAATTGCTCAAAACAAAGTGATGTTAACAAATTAGCCGTGGAATTGAAAGCTAAGCATAACGAGGTCGACAAGCTTCTTGTAAATCTGAGGGCACAAGCAAACAATAAAGAAGTTAAATCTTATATGTGTGCATTCTCTGCCTCCTCAGAAACGAGAAATAATGGTCAAACCAACCCAAATAAAACGTTAAAGAATCGCAAAAGGAAACAGAGAAAAAGGGATAAAGATAAAAAGCGCTTTCAAAAAGCAACTGAGTCACGCAAACAGCATATCAAGAAGTCAACCTATCAGATAAACAATTTACAGATGAACAGATAGCCTTGTTATCAAGGGGTCTAAAGTTTATTCCAACACCCGTGACAAATGAAGACTTTATAAGGCGCAACCTTTTAAGAGATTTTAACCTTTTCGCAAGGCGAATGCGCCTCCAACACATCTTTCacgggaaagaaaacaaacaacacccATTCTACGTTAGATCAACGTGGGAATCACCTGTCCAACAATCAGTGGCCTTAGAAACCTTCCTAGAAGAGGTAAAATTTGAACTAGCAAACATTCCTATAAAGAGGCCGAAGGATAACCTATCACCCGGTGAAAGGCGTGCATTGAAGAACCTATTACGTGACAAAACTATCATTGTGAAGAAAGCCGACAAAGGAACCACAACCGTAATAatgagcaaaaaagaaaaaataacagaggGGCAAGTTCTCAGTGAGTTCTGTCGAACGATCTTGACAACTACAGGCCCTTAGATAAACCGATGGCTGACGAAACAGccgataaaataaaaaaaataatgacgTGTATGCTCACAGAAAGCCACATTGACGAAATGACAGCGAAATGGCTCTCCCAAACACCAAACCCGCCGAGAATTCCAGAATTCTATACACTAACAAAGATTCACAAACCTACACTAGTAGGTAGACCTATAATATCTGGGTGTGACGGCCCTACAGAAAGAATTTCAAGCTTCGTTGACCGCCTCATACAGCCGATAGCACAACAACAAGAATCTTATCTTAAAGATTCAACAGACTTTACAAACTTCATCGAGAGAACGAAACTGCCAAAGAACGCAATCCTTGCCTCAATGGACGTAACTACTAGCTTATACACAAATATTCCTCAAGAGGAAGGGATGACTACTGTATGCAAAGCGTACGAAGACTTCTATCAAAACCATTTACCAATCCCTCCTAAGTTCTTGAGGCAAATGCTCTGCCTGATACTTAAAGAGAATTCGTTCCAATTCAATGGGCGACATTATTTGCAAACCCACGGAACGGCAATgggaaccaaaatggccgtggctttcgctaatgttttcatggcaaaaatagaaaaaggcattatcagcaagagcaaaattaaaccgctAGTTTGGAAGAGATACATTGACGATGTCTTCTGTGTGTGGCACACGACCGAAGACAATATAGAAAAATTTGTGCAAAGGGcaaacaactaccacgatacaatcaaatttacggctgaaatatcagactcagaaattacattcttagacacaaaagtgtacaaaggcgagagattcaaaagagaatcaaccCTTGATGTGCAAACACATTATAAACGGACAGAGACCTTTCAATACACGGATTTTTATT containing:
- the LOC138005663 gene encoding uncharacterized protein, which gives rise to MTCMLTESHIDEMTAKWLSQTPNPPRIPEFYTLTKIHKPTLVGRPIISGCDGPTERISSFVDRLIQPIAQQQESYLKDSTDFTNFIERTKLPKNAILASMDVTTSLYTNIPQEEGMTTVCKAYEDFYQNHLPIPPKFLRQMLCLILKENSFQFNGRHYLQTHGTAMGTKMAVAFANVFMAKIEKGIISKSKIKPLVWKRYIDDVFCVWHTTEDNIEKFVQRANNYHDTIKFTAEISDSEITFLDTKVYKGERFKRESTLDVQTHYKRTETFQYTDFYSCHPPGVKKGFIKGEALRLLRTNSSVVTFNNNMQNFKIRLKNRGYPNTFSEKFLSEVNFTDRERSLENKDNSTQKKILPFVTQYHPALSNLKNILMVKWHLIQNQPHLREVFKEPPILSYRKGKSLKDILVRAKL